A stretch of DNA from Gaiellales bacterium:
GCCTCGACCTTCTCGAGCACCGTGTCCGGGTCGCCGGTGATGAACGACGTGGCCGCCGCCTCCGGCGGGATCTTGCGCACCTCGGCCACCCGCTTCGCGTTGCGCTCGGCCTCGGCCTGGGTGGCGGCGATGTTGACCGGCCCGAGCCGCGTCTTCGTGATCTCCGCGGGGTCGCGGCCGATCTTCTCGCACGCCTCCTCGAGGATACGCACCTTGCGCCGGATCGTGTCGACGTCGCCGAAGAAGTTGCACGCGTCGGCGTAGCGGGCCACCATCGGGATCGTGCGCTTCTCGCCGCTGCCGCCGATCAGGAGCGGCGGGCCGCCGGGGCGCAGGGGCCGGGGGAAGTTCAGCGCCGCGTCGATGTGGTAGCGGACGCCGGCGAAGCTCGGGGCCTCCTCGGTGAACATCGCCCGGCAGATCTGGACGGCGTCCTCGAGCCGCTCGAACCGCTCGCGCAGCGGCGGGAACTCGAAGCCGTAGCCGTGGTGCTCGTCCTCGTTCCAGGCCGCCCCGATGCCCAGGATCGCCCGGCCGGACGAGACGATGTCGAGCGTCGTCACCATCTTCGCGAGCAGGGCCGGGTTGCGGTAGGTGACGCCCGTGACCATGGTGCCGAGCTGCGCCCGCGACGTGCGCGCCGCGATCCCGCACAGGAGCGAGTAGGCCTCGAGCATCGGCTCCGTGCGGGCACCCACGACCGAGATCTGGTAGAGGTGATCCATCACCCAGATCGAGTCGAAG
This window harbors:
- a CDS encoding LLM class F420-dependent oxidoreductase produces the protein MATSAREPVTRFGLQINSFTYPGVPDGELFERIAEIAGTAERSGFDSIWVMDHLYQISVVGARTEPMLEAYSLLCGIAARTSRAQLGTMVTGVTYRNPALLAKMVTTLDIVSSGRAILGIGAAWNEDEHHGYGFEFPPLRERFERLEDAVQICRAMFTEEAPSFAGVRYHIDAALNFPRPLRPGGPPLLIGGSGEKRTIPMVARYADACNFFGDVDTIRRKVRILEEACEKIGRDPAEITKTRLGPVNIAATQAEAERNAKRVAEVRKIPPEAAATSFITGDPDTVLEKVEAFLDAGLDGLLISLPDAYDLEPIELAGRTLADRLGSATAV